ACTTTCATTAAGATATCCTATGATGCGAGTGCGTTTCTCGTTGATACTAATGAAATTTTGAAATCGCTCATCCTCTTGTACCGCACTGCCAAGCGCGCCAGCAATCCAAATCTGCTCATTTTGTGCAAGAAAACCAAGTCCCTCCGGAAATATGCTAAAGAAGCCTTCCACGTTGGGCCAATAGGCACTACCCATCAATGCTGCATAACGACACGCCGTCGCATTAGTTTCCGCCGTAAAACGGGAGAATGGACGTACGCTTATTCTTGATGACGCTAAATCCGAGACCGCCGGAAGATAAATTACATGCCGGCCGCTGGTGCGTTCAATTTCGTCCGCCTCGACATCGGAGATCGAAAGTACCAAATCGGCTGTTCGAGCTCTCAGGACTCCCCTCATTCCTATATCGTACCGAAGGTTCCATTGAAAACTGACTGTTGAGCGAGGTTTTGGGCGAAGTTTTCGATCAATGGATTGAGCAACCTGATGTCTGGAAAATAGGGCGAGCGGGGGTCAGGCATCCTGGTAGTCCCACTTGATGTAGCCCTTGGTGTCGGCGGCCCATTTTTCATCGATTTCGACGAGGACGGCGCTGACGAGGCGTTCGAGGGAGGCTTCGTTGGGGAAGACCCTGATTTTGGTGGTGCGGCGTTTGAGTTCCTGCTGGATGCCGCGTTCCATGGGGTTGGAAGTGCGAAGCCGGCGCTGGTGGGGTTCTGGCAGTGTGAAGACGGTGAGGCCTTCGGGGATATTTCGTTCGAGCCAATCGGCGAGCTTTGGTGCGGTGTCGCGATAGGCATTGACGAGGGTTGTGAGAGCGATCTGGGCAGCGGCGAGGGAATTTGCGTTCCAGACGGTCCGGAGTTCTGCGCCGATGCGTTTGCGGATGGCGTGGTTGGGGGCGTGGTGGATGGCGTTTTGGGCGAGGTGGAACTGGCATCGTTGCCAGTGTGCGGCGCCGAAGACGGCGCGGCGTGCGGCGTGCAATCCGGCATGGTCATCGGAGACGATGAATTCGACGCCTCGCAGGCCACGCTGATGGAGGCTTTCGAGGAAGGCACGCCAATGGACTTCGGCCTCGGAAAGGGCGACCGAGACGCCGAGGACACGGCGGCGTTCATCGGGTCCGATGCCGATGGCCGAGAGCACGGCGGCATCGCGGACGACGCCATTATCGCGCATTTTTTCATATCTGGCGTCGAGGATGAGGTAGCGGATCTCGGCGAGGGGTCGGGTGCGCCAGGCGGCGAGTTCGTCATCGAGCAGCTTGCTGGCGCGGCTGACCTGAGCGGAGGAGAGGCTTTCGATGCCGAATTCGCGCATGACGGCCTCGACGTCGCGGGTGGAGACGCCTTTGATGTACATTTCGGCGACGGCGACCATGACGGCGCGGACCGAGCGTCGGCCGCGTTCGAGGGACTGTGGGTAGAAGGGTTCGCCCACGTGACCGGCGGTTTTGGGGACATCGACGGTGATCGACCCGGCCGGGGTATCGATCCGCTTGGGCTTGTAGCCATTGGCGTAACCCTGACGATCGGGGTTGCGCTCGTAGTGACTGGCGTGGAGGAAGCGTTCGCGCTCGATCTGCATGGCGAGTTCGAAGGTCCTGGCAAATACCGTGGCGATATCGCCTGCGCCGTTTTCGATCAGATGTTCCAAAAGTGCCTCGATAATCGTATCCTTTTTGGCGTCCATTCATCGGTCTCCATGTTGGTGTGAACAACTGCATGGAATACCAGAATGAACAGCCCTTGCCGGGGCATGCCCCGGCAAGGGCACCAACTCCCAACCCAAAATGAATTTCCAGACGTCAGGTTACACCACCGATCAATGGGCGGAGGCGATGCTCTGGCATATTGGGGATGAGTTCGTAGAGCATGCATCCTTGCCGGAAGAGTGAGTGGGTCCGCCGCTTTGAGGTATTGGATTTGAGGTGCCTGTCGTAGCCGAGAGCTTCTCCGGTGGCACCGAGCAGAGTGAGCAGGGCGACAGCGAAGGCATTGAGCAGCCACAGGCGATCGCGCCGCTCCGGGGTGCTGACGTGGAGGGCGCCCATCCCCATGCCGAAGCGCAAATTTTTGGTGTCGCGGAACCCCGGTTCGATGGTCCAGCGTTTCGCGTAGAGATTGATCAGTTGGCGCGCGGTATCATCGGTGGTGCTCGCGGCCAGGCACCACGGTTCCTTCATACCTTTGTCCTGCACGCAAACCACCGTGCCGACGGTGAACCGTTCGGCGGTGACCGCGGCTGCGCGGAGTGTTCTGGCGCGTCCGGCGGCCATCACCCACTCAGCGGCTGGTCTGGCCTCACCGCTCGCCGCGGTGACCAGGATATTGCCGCGAAAGCGGATCACGTAGTCGAACTTCAACTCCTCCGTCAGCACCCGGTAGAGCTTATGATCGCCGAACCCACGATCGGCGACGATGCAGACGCGTGTCTCGGCCGGCACGATTTCCGCCAGCGCGACCAGCAGTCGGTATTCCTCTTCATTGCGCCGGTTCTTCAGATTGGCCTTATCGACCGTATGCCAGATCAGCGGCGTCGCACGGCCGTGCGAACTCAGCAGTGAGAGCATCAAGGTCGCCTGACCATCAGGGTCGAATTCGGTCCAATCCATCGCGACAACGATACGCTCACGCGCACCAATCACGAACGATACCCACCGCCGCAGCACGACGTCCAGATCAATCCCGGGGTTCGAGAGCATGCGATCGACCTGCTTGATCGCATGCTTGGTCAGTCGCCCACGTGCCAGAGCCAGCCCCTGGCCAATCGCCCCAATCGCCAGCGATGCGGTCTCGATGACCCCCAGCGTTGCTCCTGCCAGGGACAGGATCCGCTTGGCATGCAGGTCCTCCCCCAGCAAACCTTCCAGAAAGCGCTGAACATCGTCAAACGACATGGGTCTCCTCCTGGCAGCCATCCGATCCTCCAGAAACCAGACTGATTGCCGGGCAACCTTGGAATCGTGCACCGAGGAACAAGGGTAGCCAGAAAATTCGAACGAAAAGAACCTGGATCAACCGATCCCGATTCCTTCCGAAAATCCAACCCGGCCCTCTCGATTCTCTTCAAACGATAGTTGCGGAATCAATATGAGGGGATCAATGAGGCTGCCCCCCTCAACCGGGGTCGCCGGCTTACTGACAAGATTATCTTATTGTTCCACGAATCCTGTGATCAAGGCCAATACGATGTCGCTAAGCAATTGCTTGCCATTGCCGACGAACTCTTGAAAAAACCATATAAGAAACTGGAAGAACCTAATCGTCGAAAATCGATCGAGAGCCTGGTAGCGGCCTATGAACGCTTATGGCATCTGATCCATTGAAGACAACTTAAGCGTGAACATCCGGTCTGACTTTCGGTCCCCACACTTTTGAGAGTTTTGGGATCTGGTTTTACCGTAGGAGTTTCGTCCTCTCCGCGCACACGCCCCAAAAATCCGGCGCGATTCTGTTAATCAAATTTCATTAGCAAAGCCACCAACACCCTCACAGTCGGGTTCTGTATCGAAGCGCTTCGTGAGGCGCTAGTTGTAGCTGCGCGACTTTATCCGCAGGCATGCGCGATTTCATCGGCCATTTCTGCTCAAATTATCTGATCGCAGACCGCTTGCCGTGCGCAGATTAGGTGCATCCATGCCCAAATTAACTGATCGGTGCGCGACATCAACCGCCCATGCGCAAAAATCGTGACACAACATTAGCCGTTTGATCTCATTGAGATTTCCTGATTTAGTCGATCACGTCGGTCGGATCTGGAATGGGTATGAGAGCCATCTGGTTTGTCTCGAAAGGTTCTATACGTCCGAGCTATGATGCCTCAGAACGATGAAAACGATCCTATTGGGGCGGAAAAACTGTCTCAGCCGACCGTACCGCTGGGGTAGACTTGAACGGGGCAGCCTGGGATCACGAATTATGAACATGACCCTCTGATGTCGTGCACCGATCAGTTAATTTGCGCATGGAGGCACTTAATCTGCGCACGGCAAACGGTCTGCGATCACTTAATTTAAGCAGAAATCACCGATGAAATCGCGCATGGCTGCGGATAAAGTCGCGCAGCTACAATTATAGAGCAAACCGTGAGTGTAGGGTCGAACTCGATCGTCGTGTAACCCGGCCAATTACGCGACGGTGGCAAGCCCATGTTTGGCAACGAGTGAGAGCAGTTTGAGAGATGCGCCTTGCGGATGCTTCTCGCCCCGTTCCCACTGACTGATGAGACCGGTGGTGACATTGAGATAGCGCGCGAATACGGCCTGGCTCGCCCCCTCACGTTCCCGCAAGCTCCGGATTTCCTCGGGGGCGAGTGGGCGCACCGGCGTCAGGCACGCTTCATCAAACTTCCGCATCGTCTGCTTATCCATGAGGCCGGCCGCGTGCAGCCCCTCGGCTGTTTCGTGGATCGAGGCCATCACCGGGCTACGATACTGCTTCGTCATTGCACATCACCTCCATTAGGGTGCCGTTTGCTATCGCCCTTGCCAGGGCATCATCGTCGTAGTTCATCATTTCGACCGCGAGCATCTTGAACGCGGC
This window of the Acidiphilium acidophilum genome carries:
- a CDS encoding IS4 family transposase; translation: MSFDDVQRFLEGLLGEDLHAKRILSLAGATLGVIETASLAIGAIGQGLALARGRLTKHAIKQVDRMLSNPGIDLDVVLRRWVSFVIGARERIVVAMDWTEFDPDGQATLMLSLLSSHGRATPLIWHTVDKANLKNRRNEEEYRLLVALAEIVPAETRVCIVADRGFGDHKLYRVLTEELKFDYVIRFRGNILVTAASGEARPAAEWVMAAGRARTLRAAAVTAERFTVGTVVCVQDKGMKEPWCLAASTTDDTARQLINLYAKRWTIEPGFRDTKNLRFGMGMGALHVSTPERRDRLWLLNAFAVALLTLLGATGEALGYDRHLKSNTSKRRTHSLFRQGCMLYELIPNMPEHRLRPLIGGVT
- a CDS encoding glycosyltransferase; this encodes MRGVLRARTADLVLSISDVEADEIERTSGRHVIYLPAVSDLASSRISVRPFSRFTAETNATACRYAALMGSAYWPNVEGFFSIFPEGLGFLAQNEQIWIAGALGSAVQEDERFQNFISINEKRTRIIGYLNESEKSEFFSAAHCVIVPVEFGAGSKLKTADAIASGLPVISTRHAIDGYGPIVRDALNRGVYIADEPATFRRLVREALRNGLPGCASSVRAELSLETMSKNWAQHINHLLVPGIA
- a CDS encoding IS256 family transposase, whose amino-acid sequence is MDAKKDTIIEALLEHLIENGAGDIATVFARTFELAMQIERERFLHASHYERNPDRQGYANGYKPKRIDTPAGSITVDVPKTAGHVGEPFYPQSLERGRRSVRAVMVAVAEMYIKGVSTRDVEAVMREFGIESLSSAQVSRASKLLDDELAAWRTRPLAEIRYLILDARYEKMRDNGVVRDAAVLSAIGIGPDERRRVLGVSVALSEAEVHWRAFLESLHQRGLRGVEFIVSDDHAGLHAARRAVFGAAHWQRCQFHLAQNAIHHAPNHAIRKRIGAELRTVWNANSLAAAQIALTTLVNAYRDTAPKLADWLERNIPEGLTVFTLPEPHQRRLRTSNPMERGIQQELKRRTTKIRVFPNEASLERLVSAVLVEIDEKWAADTKGYIKWDYQDA
- a CDS encoding helix-turn-helix domain-containing protein, whose product is MTKQYRSPVMASIHETAEGLHAAGLMDKQTMRKFDEACLTPVRPLAPEEIRSLREREGASQAVFARYLNVTTGLISQWERGEKHPQGASLKLLSLVAKHGLATVA